Genomic window (Dehalococcoidia bacterium):
CGACCCTCCGAAAGACAGCATACGATATGGCCTGATCGTGCCCAGCAGCTCTACAGAGCCCTCCTGAACCAGCTCAAAGCCTCTGGTGGCAAGATTGTGAACGTTGAGCAGTGCATTCTTCGTCCTACGGTCGGCGAGAGCGAGTATTGGAGCAAGAAAGCCGGTCTCATAGAGGTCTACCATAACGCCAAGTCCAGCAGGCACCAGACAGCCATTTTATGTGAGCTGAGGAACCAGTATATGGTCGATTCAGCCGATCTGGTCATCGCGTGTTGGGATGGCAGCTCCGGCGGTACTGCCAACTGTGTCAAATACGCCGAAAAAGCAGGGATTCCCTGGATCAATATCATGCGAGTGAGGAGCTAACTTATGATGAGGATTGGATTTGCCGGAGTTCCCGGTTCAGGCAAGACATCGACCGCCCGAGGGCTCGCGGCTGCTTGTCGAGGAATCAAGGGTCTTGAGAACGTTGAGTTGTCAGCCGAGTATGCCCGGCGCTATATCATCAAGCATGGTGGGATCACGGACATCTGGGAGCAGTTTCGCATCCTGAAGAAGCAGATGGACTGGGAGGAATCGGTCGGCGACGCTAATCTCGTCATCACCGATGCCCCGATCTTTATGGGCATGATGTATGCTCAGATGCTTTCCAAGGGCACGCCCAAAGACGTGATGGTGATGAATGATCTCTTCAGTGAGCTGAACAAGGCCAACAACCCGAGGCCACGATATGACATCATCTTCCATTTGCCGCCGCTCCTGAAGCCCGTAGACGACGGTGTGCGTCCGGCCAGCAACTTTGACCCGCACTGGCGAGAAAAGGCCAACAATTCGCTTCTGGGTGTCTTTGAGGTATTCAAACCCTACCTCTTCTTCACCGTGGACCTGCCGAACCTCGAAATGAGGGTAGAATGGTGCCGTGAATTGATCGCGGAATACATCAGGCAGTGCAATGAAGCCGGTGCAACCCTACGCCAGGATAACTTCGACGCTCCGCCACTGCCCGATGTCTTCTATATCGAGGTAAACGGCATCATCCATCGCGCCGACGCCCACGGGATCGCCAAATGTGAGCATGCAAGCGCAGCTCCTCAACGACTCATGCCCGTGAAAGGTCAGCAGTGCCCGATCTGTTTTGGTGGAGGTTCAGCATGAAAGAGGTAATTGAGGGATTTGTCATCTCTGACCCCAGAGGCTCCGATGAGTTCCCTATTTTCGTGATGAATCCCATTATTTACTCAAGTGGGCATCATAGTCTCACCATTGAGCACATGATCGAGGATCACTGTCTCTGTGTGGCCGAGGGATCACGTCCCGACGCTGAAAATGGCCTCAATTTGGGGTATCTGAGGCAGGCATTTCGCCGAGCCAAGGCTGCTTTTGAGGAGGGGCGAAAGTGCATCCACCTCTACTTCAAAGTTGAGTGTGAGATTGACCCTGAAAGCCGGGGAGTTTACAAAATAACCAACTACATGGGTTCAGAACGCCTGAATCCAGGAAAGCACGAGGATTAAGTATGGCAATACTCATCACCGGGGGCTGCGGCTACATAGGCAGTCATACCGTCAAAGCTCTTGTAGAGAAAGGGGAAAAGGTTCTTGTTATCGACAATCTCAGCGCCGGGCATCAATCAGCCATCGATTATGGCTCTCTGACCTACGGCAGCTGTGGCGGAGCCAGCGCACTCCGACGATTGTTCAAGAACTACGACATTGAAGCTGTAATCCACTTCGCGGCCAAAGCGTCCGTGCCGGATTCATGCATCAACCCCGACGCCTATTATCATTCTAACGTCTGCAATACTTTGGTGCTTCTTGGCACCATGGCGGACTTCGGCTGCAAAAAGATCATCTTCTCCTCGTCTGCCGCCGTGTACGGCGAACCTGCGAGCATTCCGATCCGTGAAGATGCGCCCAAGAATCCCACGAACCCCTATGGTCGGACAAAACTGATGATCGAACAGGTCTTGGCCGACTACGAAGTAGCCTACGATCTGAAACATATCTCGTTCCGCTACTTCAATGCAGCTGGAGCAGCAGTTGATGGCTCCATCGGTGAGGATCATCGCCCCGAACAGCATCTCATCCCGAGTGCCATAAAAGCCATCCAGGAGGGCACGGTCTTGAATGTCTACGGCACCGAGTGGGATACTCCTGATGGCACATGCATCCGGGATTTCGTCCATGTGTCCGACATCGCCGAAGCTCATATCGCAGGTTTGAACGCCTTGCGAAACGGGAATGAAAGTGACGTATTCAACCTCGGCGGACATTGCGGATTTTCCGTGCTTGAAGTTGTCCAGGCCATTGAACGGATCACCGATCATACGATACCTCTCAAGTTCTGCGAGGCTCGTCCTGGTGATCCGGCAAGGCTGGTAGCTGATGGTAGTCGAAGCATGGGGTTGTATACTCCGCGCTATGGCCTCGATGACATCATTGAAACGGCCTGGCGCTGGCACCGAGATCATCCGAGAGGATACAACGACTAATGAGAAGCTTACTTTGGTGGTTGTTATGGCGTATCGTCCGCAATAGAGCCGTTCTGGTCGCCAGGAAGCGCGGTGTGCGCCGAGATGAGGGCGGCTGGCTCTATCAGACAGACCAGCTCCGTATTGAGTCTTTTGGCA
Coding sequences:
- a CDS encoding AAA family ATPase; the encoded protein is MMRIGFAGVPGSGKTSTARGLAAACRGIKGLENVELSAEYARRYIIKHGGITDIWEQFRILKKQMDWEESVGDANLVITDAPIFMGMMYAQMLSKGTPKDVMVMNDLFSELNKANNPRPRYDIIFHLPPLLKPVDDGVRPASNFDPHWREKANNSLLGVFEVFKPYLFFTVDLPNLEMRVEWCRELIAEYIRQCNEAGATLRQDNFDAPPLPDVFYIEVNGIIHRADAHGIAKCEHASAAPQRLMPVKGQQCPICFGGGSA
- the galE gene encoding UDP-glucose 4-epimerase GalE — protein: MAILITGGCGYIGSHTVKALVEKGEKVLVIDNLSAGHQSAIDYGSLTYGSCGGASALRRLFKNYDIEAVIHFAAKASVPDSCINPDAYYHSNVCNTLVLLGTMADFGCKKIIFSSSAAVYGEPASIPIREDAPKNPTNPYGRTKLMIEQVLADYEVAYDLKHISFRYFNAAGAAVDGSIGEDHRPEQHLIPSAIKAIQEGTVLNVYGTEWDTPDGTCIRDFVHVSDIAEAHIAGLNALRNGNESDVFNLGGHCGFSVLEVVQAIERITDHTIPLKFCEARPGDPARLVADGSRSMGLYTPRYGLDDIIETAWRWHRDHPRGYND